One window from the genome of Yamadazyma tenuis chromosome 7, complete sequence encodes:
- a CDS encoding NAD-binding D-mandelate dehydrogenase (COG:E; EggNog:ENOG503NW94) produces the protein MSKPLILHTDPVRYGQAPWTEMEKIAEVVHIGQYSREQFIADLHGKYSNVVAIARGYLTGSKVGRFDEDLVSHFPPTLKYIAHQGAGYDQIDIEPLTKRGIQVSHCPDIVNASTADSNLFLLLGSMRNFEAGRRQLVAGNWPAGGFGAGVKEGINPTRKVLGIIAMGRIGRAFRDRCVPLGFEKIIYYNRSRLPAELEKDSVFVSSIEELVAQADVISINCPLNKATHHLISDELISKMKDGVIIVNTARGAIIDEQSLIKHLKSGKVGAAGLDVFENEPRPPKELLELPNVMALPHMGTHAVQTVFDMENWVIENVKSGLTTGKVISLVPEQQGVLDV, from the coding sequence ATGTCCAAACCGTTGATACTCCATACCGATCCCGTCAGATATGGGCAAGCTCCATGGACAGAGATGGAAAAGATCGCAGAGGTCGTTCATATCGGCCAGTACTCCCGTGAACAGTTCATCGCAGACCTCCACGGAAAGTACAGTAATGTGGTTGCCATTGCTAGAGGTTATTTGACTGGCAGTAAAGTCGGTCGTTTTGACGAAGATTTGGTCAGCCACTTTCCGCCTACGTTGAAGTACATCGCCCACCAGGGTGCTGGCTATGACCAGATTGACATTGAGCCTTTAACCAAGAGAGGTATCCAGGTGTCTCACTGTCCAGATATTGTAAACGCTTCCACTGCCGACAGCAACTTGTTTCTCTTGCTTGGATCCATGAGAAACTTCGAGGCAGGTCGTCGCCAGCTCGTGGCAGGCAACTGGCCTGCTGGTGGGTTTGGTGCGGGTGTGAAGGAAGGTATCAACCCTACAAGAAAAGTGTTGGGAATCATCGCCATGGGACGAATCGGCCGGGCTTTCAGAGATCGGTGTGTGCCACTTGGCTTTGAAAAGATCATCTACTACAACCGGTCTCGGTTGCCAGCcgagttggaaaaagatAGTGTGTTTGTGAGCTCCATCGAAGAGCTTGTGGCGCAGGCAGACGTTATTTCCATTAACTGTCCATTGAACAAAGCCACACACCACTTGATCAGTGATGAACTTATCCTGAAGATGAAGGACGGAGTCATTATTGTCAACACCGCCAGAGGGGCCATAATTGATGAACAGTCGTTGATTAAACACCTCAAGTCCGGCAAAGTCGGAGCTGCGGGCTTGGACGTATTTGAAAACGAGCCTCGCCCACCTAAAGAACTCTTGGAGCTCCCTAATGTGATGGCATTGCCTCATATGGGAACACATGCTGTCCAGACGGTGTTTGACATGGAGAACTGGGTGATTGAGAACGTCAAGTCGGGTCTCACCACGGGCAAGGTTATCTCATTGGTTCCCGAACAGCAGGGTGTGCTTGATGTTTAG
- a CDS encoding NADP-dependent 3-hydroxy acid dehydrogenase (EggNog:ENOG503NW2S; COG:Q) yields MFETLLGKTVLVTGASAGIGAATATEFVKATNGNIKLILGARRVSKLEELADGLKKLYPSVQIYVGQLDVSEVSKIDQFFAQLPAQYSEIDVLINNSGKALGQEKVGDIDPTDIATVFDTNVLGLIAMTQIVLKGMKKRNRGDIVQLGSIAGRWTYAGGSIYCSSKAALKSFTEAMRKELTSTKIRVIEVAPGNTKTEFALVRFKGDADRASQVYEGVDTLLPQDVAELIVFACSRRETAVIAESIIMSTNQAGPQDLYRKQ; encoded by the coding sequence atgTTTGAAACTTTACTAGGAAAAACCGTGCTAGTCACCGGAGCTTCAGCAGGAATCGGCGCTGCTACTGCCACCGAATTCGTCAAGGCCACCAACGGCAATATCAAGCTCATTCTCGGGGCTCGGAGAGTGtccaaacttgaagagttggCTGATGGGTTGAAAAAATTGTACCCATCCGTGCAAATCTACGTGGGCCAGTTGGACGTGTCGGAAGTATCCAAGATCGACCAATTCTTCGCCCAATTGCCTGCCCAATACCTGGAAATCGATgttctcatcaacaattcCGGAAAAGCCTTGGGACAAGAAAAGGTAGGAGACATCGATCCCACCGATATCGCCACTGTCTTCGATACCAACGTCCTCGGGTTGATTGCCATGACCCAGATCGTCTTGAAAGGTATGAAAAAACGTAACAGAGGTGACATTGTCCAGTTGGGATCGATTGCCGGTAGGTGGACGTACGCGGGAGGAAGCATTTACTGCTCTTCCAAGGCAGCTTTGAAGTCATTCACCGAAGCCATGAGAAAGGAGTTGACCTCCACCAAGATCAGAGTGATCGAGGTGGCTCCCGGTAACACCAAGACGGAATTTGCCCTTGTTCGATTCAAGGGTGATGCCGATAGAGCCTCTCAGGTGTATGAAGGGGTGGACACGTTGCTTCCTCAGGACGTGGCCGAGTTGATTGTGTTTGCGTGTAGCAGGAGAGAGACAGCTGTCATTGCTGAGTCGATCATCATGCTGACCAACCAAGCCGGACCTCAGGATTTGTATAGAAAGCAGTAA
- a CDS encoding uncharacterized protein (EggNog:ENOG503NU3S; COG:G), with the protein MSSEKINHEVSVEEQGSTSIIEDHEALTSMKGLDKAFEFLDGKTISYTAEEEKAVLKRIDWHVMPLLFLLYLIQFADKTSLSYASLMGIRIDTHTDVGQRYSWVSSIFYAGYIFFEFPTTYFLTKLPIGKFLTFNILAWGIVITCSCAASNYASLLVLRFLLGMFECSITPGVVLIISIWYKRSEQGKRLGILLAANGCATILISPVAFGLSYITGAAIASWKILFLIFGSVTIVLGTFFFFYFPDNQLSAKFLSEEEKVIAIDRIRTNFQGVGSKSWKWYQFREAFQDPRTYLYMLYSLLMNIPNGGVTTFGSIIINSFGFDSQHSLLLSMPGGAVDIIFKLCIPALSDKLMDKSLPAAIAIAFPMIGGIMMSTLDVDRKGPLLVGYYFISAAGASWGLVMSMIGASSLGSTKKSVVNTCQIVCYAAGNWVGPQLWLTREAPVYPTGKKLVGIFYGCALGTLLVIRFVNIRENRRRDKLQAEGKIPPPPENAEFLDLTDFEQLNMRYII; encoded by the coding sequence ATGTCTCTGGAAAAAATAAACCATGAAGTTCTGGTAGAAGAACAAGGTTCTACCTCCATCATCGAGGATCATGAAGCCTTGACGTCTATGAAAGGGCTTGATAAAGCTTTCGAGTTCTTGGACGGTAAGACTATTAGCTACACGGCCGAAGAGGAAAAAGCCGTTTTGAAAAGAATCGATTGGCATGTCATGCCATTACTTTTTTTGTTGTATCTCATTCAGTTTGCTGATAAAACTTCGTTGAGTTACGCTTCGTTGATGGGTATCAGAATCGATACACATACTGATGTGGGTCAAAGATACTCTTGGGTGTCTTCTATTTTCTACGCTGGTTACATTTTCTTTGAGTTCCCCACCACCTACTTTTTGACTAAACTTCCCATCGGAAAGTTTCTTACCTTCAACATCCTTGCTTGGGGTATAGTCATCACGTGTTCTTGTGCTGCTTCTAATTATGCTTCTTTGCTTGTTCTTCGGTTTTTGCTCGGTATGTTCGAGTGTAGTATTACTCCTGGTGTTGTTTTGATCATTAGTATCTGGTACAAGCGGTCAGAGCAGGGTAAAAGATTGGGAATCCTTTTGGCTGCCAATGGATGTGCTACCATCTTAATCTCACCGGTTGCTTTTGGGTTGTCATATATCACCGGTGCTGCCATCGCCTCGTGGAAAATTctctttttgattttcGGGCTGGTGACAATTGTGTTGGGaacattcttcttcttttacTTCCCAGATAACCAGTTGTCTGCCAAATTTCTTTctgaggaagaaaaggttATTGCTATTGATCGTATCAGAACCAATTTCCAAGGAGTTGGTTCCAAATCTTGGAAATGGTACCAATTTAGAGAAGCTTTTCAAGACCCAAGAACCTACTTGTACATGCTTTACTCGCTTTTGATGAACATTCCTAACGGAGGTGTCACTACTTTTGGaagtatcatcatcaactcgtTCGGTTTCGATTCTCAGCACTCTTTGTTACTTTCTATGCCTGGTGGAGCTGTTgatatcatcttcaagctttGTATTCCTGCATTGTCTGATAAATTAATGGACAAGAGTTTACCGGCTGCCATTGCTATTGCTTTCCCAATGATTGGAGGTATCATGATGAGTACTCTCGATGTGGATAGAAAGGGTCCTCTTTTGGTGGGTTACTACTTTATTTCTGCTGCTGGTGCTTCTTGgggtttggtgatgtcgaTGATCGGTGCCAGTAGTTTGGgatccaccaaaaagagTGTTGTCAACACCTGTCAGATCGTCTGTTATGCAGCTGGTAACTGGGTTGGTCCTCAGCTTTGGCTTACTCGTGAAGCTCCTGTGTATCCTACTGGTAAGAAGTTGGTAGGGATTTTCTACGGGTGTGCTTTGGGAactttgttggtgattaGATTTGTTAATATCAGGGAAAACCGTCGGAGAGACAAGCTTCAAGCTGAAGGAAAGAttcctccacctccagaGAATGCCgagtttttggacttgactGACTTTGAACAGCTCAACATGAGGTACATTATCTAG
- the SHM1 gene encoding glycine hydroxymethyltransferase shm1 (COG:H; EggNog:ENOG503NVHZ), which translates to MDIPALSRWDTHIKTLGHGTSGRVDLYQCRGSTMVYAIKKYDPKEKHEDFSDYRTRVSNEHLILSRLNHHNVIRSYKLECSWLRSSVQLYLQYGGNATLKGLIAKKCPPSEMFCFVKQLQQGIRYIHSEGVCHRDLKFANIMITPQGILKIIDFADARLGPRCYGIIGTSSFCAPEVFSSLDYNGYYALSAHAKALMSKPVSEIDPEMTEILGLEKQRQKNSVTLIPSENFTSKAVMDLLGSEMQNKYSEGYPGERYYGGNQFIDQAEALCQKRALEAFDLDPEQWGVNVQPLSGAPANLYAYSAVLEVGDRIMGLDLPHGGHLSHGYQTPTAKISYISKYFQTMPYRLNEETGLIDYDTLEANAILFRPKVIVAGASAYSRVIDYARMKKIADKVGAYLLSDMAHISGLVSAGVTQSPFPYSDIVTTTTHKSLRGPRGAMIFFRKGIRKVTKKGKEIPYDLDKKINFSVFPAHQGGPHNHTISALAVALKQTSYPEYKEYQQNVVDNAAKFADQLQAKGFKLVSDGTDTHLILVDLRSKNIDGARVEAVLERINIAANKNTVPGDKSALFPSGLRVGTPAMTTRGFGEEEFGKVAEYFQRAVDISIDLKAQESGKNPKELLASFKQLADASKDVKELGEEVSNWVGQYPVPGDL; encoded by the exons ATGGACATTCCGGCCCTTTCCCGCTGGGACACCCACATAAAGACATTGGGCCACGGTACCAGCGGCCGCGTCGACCTATATCAATGCCGTGGGTCCACCATGGTGTATGCCATTAAAAAATACGAccccaaagaaaaacacGAGGACTTCTCCGATTATAGAACCAGAGTGCTGAACGAGCACTTAATTTTGTCTCGACTAAATCATCACAATGTCATACGCTCCTACAAGCTTGAGTGTCTGTGGCTCCGGTCGTCTGTGCAGTTATACCTCCAGTATGGCGGAAATGCCACTCTCAAGGGCCTTATAGCAAAAAAATGTCCTCCCAGCGAAATGTTCTGTTTCGTCAAACAGCTCCAACAGGGTATCAGGTATATCCACTCAGAGGGCGTGTGCCATCgggacttgaagtttgcaAATATCATGATAACCCCTCAAgggatcttgaagatcatCGACTTTGCTGATGCCCGGCTTGGACCCCGGTGCTACGGAATTATTGGTACTAGCTCGTTCTGTGCGCCCGAAGTTTTCTCGAGCCTTGACTATAACGG ATACTATGCTTTATCAGCCCACGCCAAGGCGTTGATGTCAAAGCCGGTTCTGGAAATTGATCCAGAGATGACCGAGATCTTGGGATTGGAGAAGCAAAGACAAAAGAACAGTGTAACGTTGATTCCTTCTGAGAACTTCACCTCCAAAGCCGTCATGGATTTGTTGGGATCCGAAATGCAGAATAAGTACTCTGAAGGGTACCCGGGTGAACGGTACTACGGAGGTAACCAATTCATTGACCAGGCCGAAGCTTTATGTCAAAAGAGAGCTTTGGAAGCGTTTGACTTGGATCCCGAACAATGGGGTGTCAACGTTCAGCCTTTATCTGGAGCCCCTGCCAACCTCTATGCCTACTCGGCCGTGTTGGAGGTTGGAGACCGGATTATGGGTTTGGACTTGCCTCACGGTGGACATTTGTCTCACGGATACCAGACTCCTACTGCCAAAATCTCCTAcatctccaagtacttccAGACAATGCCATACCGGTTGAACGAGGAAACCGGGTTGATTGACTATGACACCTTGGAAGCCAATGCCATTTTGTTCAGACCAAAAGTCATTGTTGCTGGTGCTTCTGCGTACTCGAGAGTCATCGACTACGCTAGAATGAAAAAAATTGCTGACAAGGTCGGAGCCTACTTATTGAGTGACATGGCCCATATCTCTGGATTGGTGTCGGCTGGAGTCACCCAATCTCCGTTCCCATACTCGGACATTGTGACCACCACCACTCACAAATCGTTGAGAGGTCCTAGAGGAGCCATGATTTTCTTCAGAAAGGGTATCAGAAAAGTCACCAAGAAGGGTAAGGAAATTCCCTACGACTTGGAcaagaagatcaacttttctgtGTTTCCAGCTCACCAAGGTGGGCCTCACAACCATACGATTTCTGCCTTGGCTGTTGCCTTAAAGCAGACTTCGTACCCAGAGTACAAAGAATACCAACAAAACGTCGTTGACAATGCTGCCAAATTTGCCGACCAGTTGCAGGCCAAGggcttcaagttggtgagtGACGGGACCGATACTcacttgattttggtggacttgaGATCCAAAAACATCGATGGTGCCAGAGTTGAAGCggttttggaaagaatcaaCATTGCTGCTAACAAAAACACCGTTCCTGGAGACAAGTCTGCTCTTTTCCCATCGGGATTAAGAGTCGGAACTCCTGCCATGACTACCAGAGGTTTcggagaagaagaattcgGCAAAGTGGCCGAATACTTCCAACGGGCTGTTGATATTTCCATTGATTTGAAAGCCCAAGAGTCGGGAAAGAACCCCAAGGAGTTGTTGGCTTCTTTCAAGCAGTTGGCTGATGCATCCAAGGATGTGAAAGAACTCGGTGAGGAGGTTTCCAACTGGGTGGGCCAATACCCAGTTCCTGGTGATTTGTAG
- a CDS encoding uncharacterized protein (EggNog:ENOG503P85D; COG:O), translating to MTEQMAQSKSEEKSRPFACAKCNKSFTRAENLMRHRKSHLHQKYTCPECHKVYSRSDSLNLHTRKVHNFTSKPVPDVAIKSEKSPLVDIDSDRVLKYLLSYWKNFHPSFAILHCSSYSLPTDYPEDLLANVICAIGARYMENERYVSNQIFNYVFQKLDQFPKSPSLSEVQAILLASFTGIYSGGDSWFTKSFSSHSRLVNLAREMSIFQYNPLDNSDSDWMSFIETESNKRIAYGLYLVDALMAILLNYPPCLSHYEIKHTLPCPDEVWEAETAQEWLKLSSRLPAQRGPHFFEALQQVLMFGHISSPISSFGGLASLLAIHIMIRNMAQYAGILETSPVHSQDAFSRRSQLGSALNGLRTLIPKRNQTGKLSDMWDLFTVTWNLAYIHLHLPDTIITSGIVEVSLDETIATASALAKPQSKPPPGTALLSNDFTDIPYQVLSLTSSHVFYFLYTFTTELNETSPVFTFMFYKAALVAWQILNAFKSINQKSNEEILDQTVSQLTKSKTSEKVYMLKRLTDDMINCIQPENDHPVVFEKWVESVLASKDTWGVGSCGAASFASMIDDPL from the exons ATGACTGAACAGATGGCTCAGTCCAAGCTGGAAGAGAAGTCCCGGCCCTTTGCTTGTGCTAAGTGCAACAAGAGCTTCACCCGTGCGGAAAACCTCATGCGACACCGCAAACTGC ATTTGCACCAGAAATACACCTGTCCCGAATGCCACAAGGTCTACTCCCGGAGCGACTCGCTCAATCTTCACACAAGAAAGGTCCACAACTTCACCAGCAAACCCGTCCCCGATGTCGCCATCAAATCGGAAAAGTCTCCCTTGGTTGATATTGACTCCGATAGAGTGCTAAAATACCTTTTACTGTACTGGAAAAACTTCCATCCCTCGTTCGCCATATTGCATTGCAGCAGCTACTCGTTGCCAACGGACTACCCGGAAGACTTGTTGGCCAACGTCATCTGTGCCATTGGTGCCCGATACATGGAAAACGAGCGGTATGTCTCcaaccaaatcttcaactaTGTGTTCCAGAAATTGGACCAGTTCCCCAAGTCACCACTGTTGCTGGAAGTACAGGCGATATTGTTGGCATCTTTCACGGGAATCTACTCGGGTGGAGACCTGTGGTTCACAAAGTCGTTTCTGCTGCACTCTCgcttggtcaacttggcGAGGGAAATGTCCATTTTCCAGTATAACCCGCTCGACAACTCGGATCTGGACTGGATGTCCTTTATTGAGACCGAGAGCAATAAGCGGATCGCCTACGGGTTGTACTTGGTGGACGCCCTCATGGCCATTCTCCTCAACTATCCCCCATGCTTATCGCACTACGAGATCAAACACACTCTCCCATGCCCCGACGAGGTATGGGAGGCCGAGACCGCCCAGGAATGGTTGAAGCTCTCGTCCCGGCTCCCGGCACAACGAGGGCCCCATTTCTTCGAGGCCCTACAGCAGGTATTGATGTTTGGGCATATTTCGAGTCCCATTTCGTCGTTTGGAGGCCTTGCATCGCTCCTTGCTATCCACATCATGATCCGAAACATGGCCCAGTACGCGGGGATTCTCGAGACCTCGCCCGTGCATTCTCAGGATGCGTTTTCCAGAAGATCCCAGTTGGGGTCAGCTTTGAACGGGCTACGCACATTGATTCCTAAGCGAAACCAGACGGGAAAACTCAGTGACATGTGGGACCTCTTCACCGTCACGTGGAACTTGGCGTATATCCATCTCCACCTCCCCGacaccatcatcacctcTGGAATTGTGGAAGTGTCCCTCGACGAAACCATTGCAACCGCATCTGCTTTGGCCAAACCCCAGTCAAAACCCCCACCAGGAACCGCCTTGTTGAGTAATGACTTCACCGATATACCGTACCAGGTGCTCTCACTAACCAGCAGCCATGTGTTTTATTTTCTTTACACGTTCACCACCGAGCTTAACGAAACCTCCCCGGTGTTCACGTTCATGTTCTACAAAGCAGCCCTAGTGGCGTGGCAGATCTTGAATGCattcaagtccatcaacCAGAAGTCTAACGAGGAAATTTTAGACCAGACTGTTAGTCAATTGACTAAGTCCAAAACGTCAGAGAAGGTATATATGTTAAAACGGCTTACGGATGATATGATTAATTGTATTCAGCCCGAAAACGACCACCCGGTGGTGTTTGAAAAGTGGGTCGAGTCTGTGTTGGCCTCGAAGGACACCTGGGGGGTTGGCAGCTGTGGAGCAGCGTCCTTCGCCCTGATGATAGATGATCCGCTATAG
- a CDS encoding uncharacterized protein (EggNog:ENOG503NUI0; COG:Q), with product MTGAEYTIKEEPAFTPRKIKIIVIGAGASGLNFAREVYQNVPSADLALYDKNPSIGGTWYENRYPGVACDIPSINYQYTWAPSTDWKKYYSSGPEILAYFKKVAKEHGLDKDVHLNCRVVACKWIEEDKKWEVTIQRGEDPNDTFIDSAEVLINATGVLNKWKWPAIKGLENFKGPKLHSANWDTSLSLKDKRVGVIGSGSSAVQIVPNILPQVKSITQFVRSKFWITAGFAQKFAGPKGSNFEYTDEQIQILQKDPKKYLTYRKNIESDLNKRFRSVLKGSIEQKEARAFAEQEMKTKLAPKPEIAEKVIPQDFGVGCRRPTPGNGFLEALCDEKTNLVYDDIDEITETGLRTKDGKHHEFDVLVCATGFDVSWVPHFPLIGRGGKDLRDEWKEKPETYLSVSVPNYPNYLIFMGPHAPYAHGSVLPMTEAIAKNFIKIIQRVATESITSFEPKQEAVQDFINQRKTFLQRTIWNDPCRSWFKQGTYDGELMMWPGSRIHFFEIMSSPRWEDYNLTYELDNRFSYFGNGFHVREFDNRDLSWYLGLLGDKDEEPEYSDEYLKEFLVKS from the coding sequence ATGACCGGTGCTGAATATActatcaaagaagaacctgCCTTCACTCCACGCAAAATTAAAATCATCGTTATCGGGGCTGGTGCCTCGGGACTTAATTTTGCCAGAGAGGTGTACCAAAACGTCCCAAGTGCAGACTTGGCTCTTTATGACAAAAACCCATCCATCGGTGGTACTTGGTACGAAAACAGATATCCTGGGGTTGCTTGCGACATTCCTTCCATCAACTATCAATACACTTGGGCTCCAAGTACCGACTGGAAAAAGTACTACTCTTCGGGTCCCGAGATCTTGGCCTatttcaagaaggttgCCAAAGAACACGGGTTGGACAAAGATGTTCATCTCAACTGTCGGGTTGTTGCGTGTAAGTGgattgaagaagacaagAAGTGGGAAGTAACCATTCAAAGAGGTGAGGACCCGAATGACACCTTCATCGACTCGGCCGAAGTCTTGATCAATGCTACCGGGGTGTTGAATAAATGGAAGTGGCCTGCTATCAAGGGgttggaaaacttcaaaggaCCCAAGCTTCATTCTGCTAATTGGGATACTTCTTTGTCATTGAAGGACAAGAGAGTAGGTGTGATCGGATCTGGTTCCAGTGCTGTCCAAATTGTTCCTAACATTTTGCCACAAGTGAAGTCCATCACCCAATTTGTTAGAAGTAAGTTCTGGATCACTGCTGGTTTTGCTCAAAAATTCGCTGGTCCAAAGGGATCCAACTTCGAATACACCGatgaacaaattcaaatctTACAGAAGGATCCAaagaagtacttgaccTATAGAAAGAACATCGAGAGTGATCTCAACAAGAGATTCAGATCGGTGCTTAAAGGAAGCATTGAACAAAAGGAAGCTAGAGCATTTGCTGAACAGGAAATGAAGACCAAGTTGGCTCCCAAACCAGAAATCGCCGAGAAAGTCATTCCTCAAgactttggtgttggatgTCGTCGTCCAACTCCAGGTAACGGATTCTTGGAAGCCTTGTGTGATGAGAAAACCAATTTGGTGTATGACGATATCGACGAAATTACCGAGACTGGCTTGCGCACCAAGGATGGAAAGCACCATGAGTTCGATGTGTTGGTTTGTGCTACTGGTTTTGATGTCTCTTGGGTTCCTCACTTTCCATTGATCGGTAGAGGTGGTAAAGATCTTCGTGACGAATGGAAGGAAAAGCCAGAAACTTACTTGTCTGTGTCTGTTCCAAACTACCCCAACTACTTGATCTTTATGGGACCTCACGCTCCATATGCTCATGGTTCTGTGTTGCCTATGACCGAAGCTATTGCTAAGAACTTCATTAAAATCATCCAGAGAGTTGCTACCGAGTCGATCACTTCGTTCGAACCAAAGCAAGAAGCTGtccaagatttcatcaaccaaagaaaaaccTTCTTACAACGTACTATCTGGAATGACCCTTGTAGATCCTGGTTTAAGCAAGGTACTTACGACGgggagttgatgatgtggCCTGGTTCTCGTATTCATTTCTTTGAGATCATGCTGAGCCCAAGATGGGAAGACTACAACTTGACTTACGAATTGGATAACCGGTTCTCGTACTTTGGCAATGGTTTCCATGTGAGAGAGTTCGACAACCGTGATTTGAGTTGGTATTTAGGTTTGTTGGGTGATAAGGACGAAGAACCCGAATATTCTGATGAATACCTTAAGGAgttcttggtcaagtctTAG
- a CDS encoding aspartate aminotransferase (COG:E; EggNog:ENOG503NUCS) yields MSKFSHLELQPADEFNDLRIKLANDSDPNKIDVSAGVYRGEDGDSFTLPVVRKAKHLYHEENYGHDYTFCLGLPEFVQNAAKVAVGETAVSKKLVASCQTIGGTGACHLGALFLSQSSGYKNFYLGIPAWPNYFPLIKQAGGTVTTYSYYDTDNKCVDFDAMVTQLNTAPAKSVFILQLCCHNPTAADLTIEQWSQVAEIMKKRDLIPFFDAAYQGFASGSTETDGLPIQKFIELGCEVIVCQSFSKNLGLYGERLGCLHVVVSDASNTPLVSDQLRYLFRAECSSSPAYGARLMALITKSDELFAQWKKDLQDVSVRLRTIRDTVYKLITEKYKTPGTWEHVKTQRGLFWYSGLTEAQSKKLLEEYHVFLPKNGRVNVAGLNDNNIDAFCAAFDAVVRN; encoded by the coding sequence ATGAGTAAGTTTTCTCACCTTGAGCTCCAGCCCGCCGACGAATTCAACGATCTTAGAATCAAATTGGCCAATGATTCCGATCCCAACAAGATCGATGTCAGTGCCGGAGTCTACAGAGGAGAAGACGGGGATTCTTTTACTCTCCCAGTGGTCCGCAAAGCCAAACACTTGTACCATGAGGAAAACTACGGACACGATTATACCTTCTGCTTGGGATTGCCAGAGTTTGTGCAAAATGCTGCAAAGGTCGCCGTAGGTGAAACTGCTgtgtccaagaagttggttgCCTCGTGTCAAACCATCGGTGGAACTGGTGCCTGTCACCTTGGAGCCTTGTTTCTTAGTCAAAGTTCAGGCTACAAGAATTTCTATCTCGGAATTCCCGCGTGGCCCAATTACTTTCCTTTAATTAAACAGGCTGGAGGTACCGTCACCACCTACTCGTACTATGACACCGACAACAAGTGTGTGGACTTCGACGCGATGGTTACCCAGCTTAATACAGCTCCCGCCAAGTCTGTATTCATTTTACAGTTGTGTTGTCACAACCCTACGGCTGCGGATTTGACGATCGAGCAATGGCTGCAAGTAGCTGAGATcatgaagaaaagagacTTAATTCCGTTCTTCGACGCTGCCTACCAGGGTTTTGCTAGTGGCTCAACTGAGACCGACGGGTTGCCTATTCAGAAGTTTATTGAGTTGGGCTGTGAGGTGATTGTGTGTCAGTCGTTTTCCAAGAACCTTGGTTTGTATGGAGAAAGATTGGGATGCTTGCACGTGGTGGTCAGCGATGCCTCCAATACTCCGCTTGTACTGGATCAGTTGAGATACTTGTTTCGGGCCGAGTGTTCGAGTTCTCCTGCTTACGGTGCCAGGTTAATGGCTCTTATCACCAAGAGCGATGAGCTTTTCGCCCAGTGGAAAAAAGACTTGCAGGACGTTAGTGTGCGTTTAAGGACCATTAGGGACACCGTGTACAAGTTGATTACTGAAAAATACAAGACTCCAGGAACCTGGGAACATGTCAAGACACAAAGAGGTCTTTTCTGGTACTCAGGATTGACGGAAGCACAAAGTAAGAAACTCCTTGAGGAGTACCATGTTTTCCTTCCCAAGAATGGAAGAGTCAATGTTGCTGGTTTAAATGATAATAACATAGATGCTTTCTGTGCTGCGTTTGATGCGGTGGTTAGAAATTAA